In one Thioclava sp. ES.031 genomic region, the following are encoded:
- a CDS encoding DUF3445 domain-containing protein: protein MKDLVANPVLQNRLSFAPWADPRTRRLPGVIPVSYEDWLEVDDAYAAQMGLRDRLIEEARDLVLGLSDHGRPAAEELYDLVLPMLPALGFACSAETVTRPDGAVVALDRTDPLATLGRLLQCDLCLMEADEAAFGNSEHVLTGGVLCFPSGWTLREKFMRPMMRIHEPIEIYTDDLGKRVQRLLDGVREGRGLMRGTASRSAAHLHDPRSEYEFAHAPADAPYIRVERQCLFRLPHTNAVIFSIHTQVVRPESLSPDQAQALAEHPIRQAD from the coding sequence ATGAAAGACCTTGTCGCCAATCCGGTCCTGCAAAACCGCCTGAGCTTCGCGCCCTGGGCCGATCCGCGCACGCGGCGGCTCCCGGGGGTGATCCCGGTCTCATATGAGGATTGGCTGGAGGTCGATGATGCCTATGCCGCGCAGATGGGCCTGCGCGACCGGCTGATCGAGGAGGCGCGCGATCTGGTGCTGGGCCTGTCGGATCACGGGCGGCCTGCGGCGGAAGAGCTCTACGATCTGGTGCTGCCGATGCTTCCGGCGCTGGGGTTTGCCTGCAGCGCGGAGACGGTCACGCGGCCCGATGGGGCGGTGGTTGCGCTGGATCGCACGGACCCGCTCGCCACGCTCGGGCGGCTGCTGCAATGCGATCTGTGCCTGATGGAAGCCGATGAGGCCGCGTTCGGCAATTCCGAGCATGTGCTGACCGGCGGTGTGCTGTGTTTTCCCTCGGGCTGGACGCTACGCGAGAAATTCATGCGCCCGATGATGCGCATTCACGAACCGATCGAGATCTACACCGACGATCTCGGCAAGCGGGTGCAGCGCTTGCTCGATGGCGTGCGTGAGGGCAGGGGGCTGATGCGCGGGACTGCCTCGCGCTCGGCGGCACATCTGCATGATCCGCGCTCGGAATACGAATTCGCCCACGCGCCCGCCGACGCCCCTTATATACGGGTGGAGCGGCAATGCCTGTTCCGCCTGCCGCACACGAATGCCGTGATCTTCTCGATCCACACCCAGGTGGTGCGGCCCGAAAGCCTGAGCCCGGATCAGGCGCAGGCCTTGGCCGAGCACCCGATCCGGCAGGCGGATTAA
- a CDS encoding TM2 domain-containing protein, protein MARDDARALYIEQRVANEKKSALLGYVLWFMLPMLGVHRMYMGRVFSGVVMLALTGIGTLLSPILIGFIPLGLAGLWWLIDALLIPGMVSQDMAETRWRLMQEA, encoded by the coding sequence ATGGCCCGAGACGATGCCCGCGCCCTCTATATCGAGCAGCGCGTCGCGAATGAGAAGAAATCGGCCCTGCTTGGCTATGTGCTGTGGTTCATGCTGCCCATGCTCGGCGTGCACCGGATGTATATGGGGCGCGTCTTCTCCGGCGTGGTGATGCTGGCACTGACCGGGATCGGCACGCTCCTGTCGCCCATCCTGATCGGCTTCATCCCGCTTGGCCTCGCAGGCCTGTGGTGGCTGATCGACGCGCTTCTGATCCCCGGCATGGTCTCGCAGGATATGGCCGAGACGCGCTGGCGGCTGATGCAGGAAGCTTAA
- a CDS encoding sugar transferase: protein MSDLSTNFEFAGATGVTPTRARILRYEGMGKRLFDILAVIAILPVLLPLIALLALAVRADGGPAFYSQIRVGQGGKRFRCYKLRTMHVDAEAQLVRLCNENPALALEWSVNQKLDDDPRITRIGRLLRRTSLDELPQFFNVLCGTMSLVGPRPFMLDQEASYKGAMGRAYYKMRPGITGLWQVAGRSTTAFVDRVRFDERYYARLSLLNDLWLCVMTVAVVLRQTGK from the coding sequence ATGTCGGATCTCTCGACCAATTTCGAGTTTGCAGGTGCAACGGGCGTAACTCCGACGCGGGCGCGCATTCTGCGCTACGAGGGCATGGGCAAGCGCCTGTTCGACATTCTCGCCGTGATCGCGATCCTTCCGGTTCTGCTGCCGCTGATCGCGCTTCTGGCGCTGGCGGTACGCGCCGATGGCGGTCCCGCCTTCTATTCGCAGATCCGCGTCGGGCAGGGCGGCAAGCGCTTCCGCTGCTACAAGCTGCGCACCATGCATGTCGATGCCGAGGCGCAGCTCGTGCGTCTGTGCAACGAGAACCCCGCGCTCGCGCTGGAATGGTCGGTGAACCAGAAGCTCGACGACGATCCGCGCATCACCCGCATCGGTCGCTTACTGCGCCGCACCAGCCTCGACGAGCTGCCGCAGTTCTTCAACGTACTCTGCGGGACGATGAGCCTCGTGGGGCCGCGCCCCTTCATGCTCGATCAGGAAGCCAGCTACAAAGGCGCGATGGGCCGGGCCTATTACAAGATGCGCCCCGGCATCACCGGGCTGTGGCAGGTCGCCGGACGTTCGACCACCGCCTTCGTGGATCGTGTGCGCTTCGACGAACGCTATTACGCGAGACTGTCGCTGCTGAATGATCTGTGGCTCTGCGTGATGACCGTCGCCGTGGTGCTGCGCCAGACGGGCAAGTAA
- a CDS encoding metallophosphoesterase → MIGDLHGRADLLGKMFERIGQEPQGAKARIITLGDMIDRGPNSARVLATLHAAQLANPSRMICLMGNHERMMLDFLLSPDARTAGWLRVGGLQTLQSYGIAPPDPRETDPEVLDALRMDLARALGPDLLAWLDARPAMWREGRFAATHAGADPYHPMERQSRDALLWGHPRFGQMTRRDGVWIAFGHWVVDQPVADQGRIAVDTGAYETGLLSAAWLDKGGLRFLQVEG, encoded by the coding sequence GTGATCGGGGACCTTCACGGCCGCGCCGATCTCTTGGGCAAGATGTTCGAGCGGATCGGGCAGGAACCGCAAGGCGCAAAGGCCCGGATCATTACGCTGGGCGACATGATCGACCGCGGCCCGAATTCGGCGCGGGTTCTGGCGACGCTGCATGCCGCGCAGCTTGCCAATCCCTCGCGGATGATCTGCCTGATGGGCAATCACGAGCGGATGATGCTCGACTTCCTGCTGTCGCCCGATGCGCGCACCGCCGGCTGGCTGCGCGTGGGCGGATTGCAGACGTTGCAGAGCTACGGCATCGCGCCGCCCGATCCGCGCGAGACGGACCCGGAGGTGCTGGACGCGCTGCGCATGGACCTCGCCCGTGCTCTGGGGCCGGACCTGCTGGCATGGCTCGATGCCCGCCCCGCGATGTGGCGCGAGGGGCGCTTCGCCGCGACCCATGCGGGGGCCGATCCCTATCACCCGATGGAACGCCAAAGCCGCGATGCGCTGCTTTGGGGCCATCCCCGGTTCGGGCAGATGACCCGGCGCGACGGGGTCTGGATCGCCTTCGGTCATTGGGTCGTAGACCAACCGGTCGCCGATCAGGGCCGCATCGCGGTCGATACCGGCGCCTATGAGACCGGGCTCCTGAGCGCGGCGTGGCTCGACAAGGGCGGGCTGCGCTTCCTGCAAGTCGAAGGCTGA
- a CDS encoding glycosyltransferase family 4 protein, giving the protein MARRILIVVENLPVPLDRRVWLEATTLRAAGYEVSVICPMGRGWDAAYEEIEGIHIYRHPAPPEAHSGAVAYAREYWHAIKAWFRLAKQVKRERGFDVIQGCNPPDLIWLLAWRYRLSGVRYMFDHHDVCPELFEAKFGKKGLLWAVMRIWERITFASASVSMATNESFRKIAITRGGMAPEDVFVVRSAPRVETFLPGPGDPTYRKGAKTVLGYIGVIGQQEGMDLLVQAVEHLVRKLGHTDLHVVIVGFGPELPNVEADVAARGLSDYFTFTGPLYGEDMLAAMNAIDIGVAPDPKNAMNDISTMNKVMEYMTLEKPLVQFELTEGRASAGEAALYARANDPKDFAARIAALIEAPERARSMGRLGRARVLDALSWDFSARQLLAAYDRIFSKLGK; this is encoded by the coding sequence ATGGCGAGACGCATTCTGATCGTGGTGGAGAACCTGCCGGTGCCGCTGGATCGCAGGGTCTGGCTGGAGGCCACGACATTGCGCGCGGCGGGCTACGAGGTCTCGGTGATCTGTCCGATGGGGCGCGGCTGGGACGCGGCCTATGAGGAAATCGAGGGCATCCATATCTACCGCCACCCCGCACCGCCCGAAGCCCATTCCGGCGCGGTGGCCTATGCGCGCGAATATTGGCATGCGATCAAGGCGTGGTTCCGGCTGGCGAAACAGGTGAAGCGCGAGCGCGGCTTCGACGTGATCCAGGGCTGCAACCCGCCCGACCTGATCTGGCTTCTGGCATGGCGCTATCGGCTGTCGGGCGTGCGCTACATGTTCGACCATCACGACGTCTGCCCCGAGCTGTTCGAGGCCAAGTTCGGCAAGAAGGGGCTCCTGTGGGCCGTGATGCGCATCTGGGAGCGGATCACCTTCGCCAGCGCCTCGGTGTCGATGGCCACGAATGAGAGCTTCCGCAAAATCGCGATCACCCGCGGCGGCATGGCGCCCGAGGATGTCTTCGTGGTCCGCTCCGCCCCGCGCGTCGAGACCTTCCTGCCCGGACCCGGCGATCCCACCTATCGCAAGGGCGCGAAGACGGTGCTCGGCTATATCGGCGTGATCGGGCAGCAGGAGGGGATGGACCTTCTGGTGCAGGCGGTCGAGCATCTGGTGCGCAAGCTCGGCCACACCGATCTGCATGTGGTGATCGTGGGCTTCGGTCCCGAACTGCCTAACGTGGAGGCCGACGTCGCGGCGCGGGGCCTGAGCGACTACTTCACCTTCACCGGCCCGCTCTACGGCGAGGACATGCTGGCGGCGATGAATGCGATCGATATCGGCGTCGCGCCCGATCCGAAAAACGCGATGAACGACATCTCCACCATGAACAAGGTCATGGAATACATGACGCTCGAGAAGCCCTTGGTGCAGTTCGAACTGACCGAAGGGCGGGCCTCTGCGGGGGAGGCCGCGCTCTATGCCCGCGCCAATGACCCGAAGGACTTCGCCGCCCGGATTGCGGCGCTGATCGAGGCGCCCGAACGCGCGCGTTCGATGGGGCGGCTGGGCCGGGCGCGGGTGCTCGATGCGCTGTCCTGGGATTTCTCGGCCCGACAGCTCCTTGCGGCCTATGATCGGATATTCTCCAAGCTGGGGAAATAA
- the xrtD gene encoding VPLPA-CTERM-specific exosortase XrtD — MITTSPPLREVRALPWGTLGLLTLAVLSYPFFALGLASLGAAWSTPEYSHGSLIPLISLYLFARELHRAPLTLEARPQRWQGVAVIALALALAVFGTRAQIADFVTYALIVWMMGAVLLSMGWQAGKRHWKPVLHLIFMLPLPQILYWKLTIALQLVSSELGVMLVRAADIPVHLSGNVIDLGVYKLQVADACSGLRYLFPILSFSYLFGILYRGPFWHKAVLFVMAAPLTVLLNSLRIGMVAILVDAYGIEQAEGFLHVFEGWVIFGAAIAILSLTAIGLQRLVAEPKPLAEALDLDYRRFAPEARRLRNLAPSRDLGLAVILTGVALALWSGLPQMTTLPPERAPLSSFPTQIDGWQGTRRPLEPATEAVLAASDYLNAVYADPSKDAPVNLFVAWYADQSQGDGIHSPEVCLPVGGWEVSAFRPHRIALPHRAPFEVNRAIITKGLNRQLVYYWFDGRGRAMTSDWRAKLSVIVDGITRGRTDGALVRYVTPIRRDEDIRAADRRLTRFIGQSLPRLSASIPD; from the coding sequence ATGATCACCACGAGCCCCCCTCTGCGCGAGGTGCGTGCCCTGCCATGGGGGACGCTCGGCCTGCTGACGCTGGCCGTCCTCTCCTATCCGTTCTTCGCATTGGGGCTCGCGAGCCTCGGGGCCGCATGGTCCACGCCGGAATACAGCCATGGGTCGCTGATCCCACTGATTTCGCTCTATCTATTCGCGCGCGAATTGCATCGCGCACCGCTCACGCTGGAGGCCCGGCCGCAGCGCTGGCAAGGCGTCGCGGTGATCGCACTCGCCCTCGCCCTCGCCGTTTTCGGCACCCGCGCGCAGATCGCCGATTTCGTGACCTATGCGCTGATCGTCTGGATGATGGGCGCGGTGCTGCTGAGCATGGGCTGGCAGGCGGGAAAACGCCACTGGAAGCCGGTGCTGCATCTGATCTTCATGCTGCCGCTGCCGCAAATCCTCTACTGGAAACTCACCATCGCCCTTCAGCTCGTCTCATCGGAGCTGGGCGTGATGCTGGTGCGCGCCGCGGACATCCCGGTGCATCTGAGCGGCAATGTGATCGACCTCGGCGTCTACAAGCTGCAGGTGGCCGATGCCTGTTCGGGGCTGCGCTATCTCTTCCCGATCCTCAGCTTTTCCTACCTGTTCGGCATCCTCTATCGCGGGCCGTTCTGGCACAAAGCGGTGCTGTTCGTGATGGCCGCGCCGCTGACGGTTCTGCTGAATTCGCTGCGCATCGGCATGGTCGCGATCCTTGTTGACGCTTACGGCATCGAGCAGGCCGAGGGCTTTCTGCATGTCTTCGAGGGCTGGGTGATCTTCGGCGCGGCGATCGCGATCCTCAGCCTTACCGCAATCGGGCTGCAGCGGCTGGTGGCCGAGCCGAAACCGCTCGCCGAGGCGCTCGACCTCGATTATCGCCGTTTCGCGCCGGAAGCGCGTCGCTTGCGCAACCTCGCGCCGTCGCGCGATCTCGGGCTGGCGGTCATCCTGACGGGGGTCGCGCTGGCGCTTTGGTCGGGCCTGCCGCAGATGACGACGCTCCCGCCAGAGCGCGCGCCGCTGTCGTCCTTCCCGACGCAGATCGATGGCTGGCAGGGCACGCGCCGCCCGCTGGAGCCAGCCACTGAAGCCGTGCTGGCAGCGAGCGATTACCTCAACGCGGTCTATGCCGATCCCTCTAAGGACGCACCGGTGAACCTGTTTGTCGCGTGGTATGCCGATCAGAGCCAAGGCGACGGCATCCATTCTCCCGAGGTCTGCCTGCCGGTCGGCGGCTGGGAGGTCAGCGCCTTCCGCCCGCATCGCATCGCCCTGCCCCACCGCGCGCCCTTCGAGGTCAACCGCGCGATCATCACCAAGGGGCTCAACCGGCAACTGGTCTATTACTGGTTCGACGGGCGTGGCCGCGCGATGACGAGCGACTGGCGCGCGAAACTGTCGGTGATCGTGGACGGGATCACGCGCGGCCGGACCGATGGCGCGCTGGTGCGCTATGTCACGCCCATCCGCCGCGACGAGGATATCCGCGCAGCCGACCGGCGGCTTACGCGCTTCATCGGGCAGTCGCTGCCCCGGCTGAGCGCCTCGATTCCGGATTGA
- a CDS encoding tetratricopeptide repeat protein, translated as MPRYQYARASFFALCAALALSGCKSDADKAEAHYQSAETLLAEGDPVRAMVELRNVFEYDGTHKAARRAYADLLLAQGRLQEAFSQYLRLLEQYPETVEVHRILAELSLRTGNLPRAQKQVDAVLELAPDDPGAQAVQLALDLRQASLSRDTARQSEIAAQAKALTKAHPEIPTGWHVLIDARNAQGDDAATLAALDAALARDPAQYRLQVLKLELISKRGENAEIGAQLEVMQGLFPEDPKTRTALIAWYVLRDDPAGAARFLRKLATDREQQTGGYLELVRFLARAKGAEAARAELDSLIAQSKGAANEAIFTAMRADLDFQAGDRAAALTRMQALIESHPDSEEMRQLRSAYARMLDHDGQRDKAKTEIAAILKTDPTNVPALQQRAAWRIEEDRLDLAITDLRSALQQAPDNPQTLTLLGEADLREGAPDLAMGRFSQAYDAAGRAAPEAIRYVDFLFAHDRASAARTVLAEAVAVTPNSPGLLKRQADLALADRDWMLAHRIADQLDTSSAPGTEALAQSIRAAILMGRGRSESAIETLKTLVQTPGTGEDGVTTAPAVSAAAVSAVVQAQLASGRGGEARAYLEAQLAQQPDNRGLRLLEANLCAIQGDTDRAETGLRTLMYEDPADPRPARQLYRLLAAQGREGDALAVIQTALEKAPQADPLLLLYRARSEEKSGRFDAAIATYDDLYTRDSGDLIVANNLASLLSTHRDDRPSLERAAQIAKRFRERPEPAFKDTYGWAEYRLGNYGAARPLLAAAAAGLPENALAQYHYAAVLIALEETDLAEAALRDALRLAGEPLPPAMRGAQAQLAALTGEGSSGNTPRPAPAQR; from the coding sequence ATGCCCCGATACCAGTATGCGCGCGCGAGTTTTTTCGCGCTTTGCGCGGCGCTCGCATTGAGCGGTTGCAAGAGTGACGCAGACAAGGCCGAAGCCCATTACCAATCGGCCGAGACCCTTCTGGCCGAGGGCGATCCCGTCCGCGCGATGGTCGAGCTGCGCAACGTCTTCGAATATGACGGCACCCATAAGGCCGCGCGGCGCGCCTATGCCGATCTGCTGCTGGCGCAGGGACGGTTGCAGGAAGCCTTCAGCCAATATCTGCGTCTGCTCGAACAATATCCCGAGACGGTCGAGGTGCATCGCATCCTTGCGGAGCTGTCGCTGCGCACAGGCAACCTGCCGCGCGCGCAAAAGCAGGTCGACGCGGTACTCGAACTCGCGCCCGACGATCCCGGCGCGCAGGCGGTGCAGCTCGCTCTCGATCTGCGGCAGGCGAGCCTGTCGCGCGACACGGCCCGTCAGTCCGAGATCGCGGCGCAGGCCAAGGCGCTGACCAAGGCGCATCCCGAAATCCCGACCGGCTGGCATGTGCTGATCGACGCGCGCAACGCCCAGGGCGACGACGCCGCGACGCTGGCCGCGCTCGATGCGGCGCTGGCCCGCGATCCGGCGCAATACCGGTTGCAGGTGCTCAAGCTGGAGCTGATCTCGAAGCGTGGAGAGAACGCAGAGATCGGCGCGCAGCTCGAAGTGATGCAGGGGCTGTTCCCCGAAGACCCGAAAACCCGCACCGCGCTCATCGCGTGGTATGTGCTGCGCGACGATCCGGCGGGGGCGGCGCGTTTCCTGCGCAAGCTTGCGACCGATCGCGAGCAGCAGACGGGCGGCTATCTGGAACTCGTGCGTTTTCTGGCCCGCGCGAAAGGCGCCGAGGCCGCGCGGGCGGAACTCGACTCGCTGATCGCGCAGTCGAAGGGCGCGGCGAATGAGGCGATCTTCACCGCGATGCGGGCCGATCTGGATTTTCAGGCCGGAGACCGAGCGGCGGCTTTGACGCGGATGCAGGCACTGATCGAGAGCCATCCCGACAGCGAGGAGATGCGACAGCTGCGCTCTGCTTACGCCCGGATGCTCGACCATGACGGGCAGCGCGATAAGGCGAAAACCGAGATCGCGGCGATCCTGAAGACCGATCCGACCAACGTCCCGGCCCTGCAGCAGCGCGCGGCGTGGCGGATCGAGGAAGATCGCCTCGATCTGGCGATCACCGATCTGCGCAGCGCGCTGCAGCAGGCCCCCGACAACCCGCAGACCCTGACCCTGCTGGGCGAGGCCGACCTGCGAGAAGGCGCGCCCGATCTGGCGATGGGACGCTTCAGCCAAGCCTATGATGCGGCGGGGCGCGCTGCGCCCGAGGCGATCCGCTATGTCGATTTCCTCTTCGCGCATGACCGCGCCAGCGCCGCGCGGACGGTTCTGGCCGAGGCCGTGGCGGTCACCCCCAACAGCCCCGGACTGCTCAAGCGGCAGGCCGATCTGGCGCTGGCCGATCGCGACTGGATGCTCGCCCATCGCATCGCAGACCAGCTCGACACATCTTCAGCCCCGGGCACGGAGGCGCTGGCGCAGTCGATCCGCGCCGCGATCCTGATGGGGCGCGGCCGCAGCGAGAGCGCGATCGAGACGCTGAAAACCCTGGTGCAGACGCCCGGGACCGGCGAAGACGGCGTCACCACGGCCCCTGCGGTCTCGGCGGCGGCGGTCTCGGCCGTGGTGCAGGCGCAACTGGCCTCCGGCCGGGGCGGCGAGGCGCGCGCCTATCTGGAGGCGCAACTGGCCCAGCAGCCCGACAATCGCGGCTTGCGGCTGCTGGAGGCGAACCTCTGCGCGATTCAGGGCGACACCGACCGGGCCGAGACCGGGCTGCGCACTCTGATGTATGAAGACCCGGCCGATCCGCGCCCGGCCCGCCAGCTCTATCGCCTGCTCGCGGCCCAAGGGCGTGAAGGCGACGCGCTTGCGGTGATCCAGACCGCGCTGGAAAAGGCCCCGCAGGCCGATCCGCTGCTGCTGCTCTACCGGGCGCGCTCGGAAGAGAAATCGGGCCGGTTCGACGCGGCGATCGCGACCTATGACGATCTCTACACCCGCGACAGTGGCGATCTGATCGTGGCGAATAACCTCGCGAGCCTGCTGAGCACCCATCGCGACGACCGGCCCAGCCTCGAGCGTGCGGCGCAGATCGCGAAACGCTTCCGCGAGCGGCCCGAACCCGCCTTCAAGGATACCTATGGCTGGGCGGAATATCGGCTGGGCAATTACGGGGCCGCGCGCCCCCTGCTCGCCGCTGCCGCCGCCGGGCTGCCGGAGAACGCGCTCGCGCAATATCACTACGCCGCCGTGCTGATCGCGCTGGAAGAGACCGATCTGGCCGAAGCCGCCCTGCGCGACGCGCTGCGTCTTGCCGGTGAGCCTTTGCCGCCCGCGATGCGAGGCGCGCAGGCGCAGCTTGCGGCGCTGACCGGAGAGGGCTCGTCGGGCAACACCCCGCGTCCGGCCCCGGCCCAACGCTGA
- a CDS encoding ExeA family protein, with protein MNEIYTEFFGLAERPFSLLPDPDFLFWSPEHKHAATMLEYGLFSRAPITLITGEVGAGKTTLLRHLMATISEDVTIALVSNARGSRDDVIRWIMLSLGQRVEAGEDYVLIYDRFQQLLIQEYAAGRRVVVVIDEAQNLDAGVLEELRMITNINADKDELVQLILMGQPELRDLIARPELRQFAQRVSSGFHLGPMPADCAQPYIAHRLQVAGATREIFTPEAAQKLHAHCGGLPRLMNQLADLGMVYAYSARAEIVTGEIIDRVIEDNVFYLPVETQRAKPRVIAPAPDTAVTAEAAPAFLHRGGR; from the coding sequence ATGAACGAAATCTACACCGAATTCTTCGGGTTGGCAGAACGTCCTTTTTCGTTGCTGCCCGATCCCGATTTCCTGTTCTGGTCTCCAGAGCATAAGCACGCGGCCACGATGCTCGAATACGGGCTGTTCTCGCGCGCGCCGATCACGCTGATCACCGGCGAGGTGGGGGCGGGCAAGACGACGCTGCTGCGTCACCTGATGGCGACGATCTCCGAGGATGTGACGATCGCGCTGGTGTCGAATGCGCGCGGCTCGCGCGATGACGTGATCCGCTGGATCATGCTGTCGCTCGGCCAGCGGGTGGAGGCGGGCGAGGATTACGTCCTGATCTACGACCGGTTCCAGCAGCTTCTGATCCAGGAATATGCCGCCGGGCGGCGCGTTGTGGTGGTGATCGACGAGGCGCAGAACCTCGATGCGGGCGTGCTCGAAGAGCTGCGCATGATCACAAATATCAACGCCGACAAGGACGAGCTGGTGCAGCTGATCCTGATGGGGCAGCCGGAACTTCGCGACCTGATCGCACGGCCCGAGCTGCGCCAATTCGCGCAGCGTGTGTCTTCCGGCTTCCATCTCGGGCCGATGCCCGCCGATTGCGCGCAGCCCTATATCGCCCATCGCCTGCAGGTCGCAGGCGCGACACGCGAGATCTTCACTCCCGAGGCCGCGCAGAAACTGCATGCCCATTGCGGCGGCCTTCCGCGGCTGATGAACCAGCTGGCCGATCTGGGCATGGTCTATGCCTATTCGGCGCGTGCGGAGATCGTCACCGGAGAGATCATCGACAGGGTGATCGAGGATAACGTCTTCTATCTGCCGGTCGAGACCCAGCGCGCCAAGCCGCGCGTGATCGCGCCCGCACCTGACACTGCAGTGACCGCCGAGGCCGCGCCCGCCTTCCTCCACAGGGGAGGGCGCTGA
- a CDS encoding CpsD/CapB family tyrosine-protein kinase codes for MAERLRDAIAKARAARTGRAASEPSVRAQVAPGSDGITAGAWQALTPIAPNLGRLRGKRIVSPDGSAESAPIDLMRTKIVQQMRANGWRRLAITSPSAGCGKSTVALNLALSLARQQERHTLLIEADFRKPSLLKLLDAPRGPQISEVLGGTAEFADHALRLGGNLAIGANSKPVETPAELIQSRRAAEALERIETIYAPDLMIFDTAPVLVSDDTLSLAAHVDCVLIIAATEETTIQEIDICERELAERTNVMGVVVNKFRFAAPEYGYAYGYGYGAATEED; via the coding sequence ATGGCGGAAAGATTGCGAGACGCGATTGCCAAGGCCCGGGCCGCCCGCACGGGCCGCGCTGCCTCCGAGCCTTCGGTCCGGGCGCAGGTCGCCCCCGGCAGCGACGGTATCACGGCGGGTGCGTGGCAGGCGCTGACGCCGATCGCCCCGAATTTGGGGCGGCTGCGCGGCAAGCGCATCGTCAGCCCCGATGGCAGCGCCGAGAGCGCCCCGATCGACCTGATGCGCACCAAGATCGTGCAGCAGATGCGGGCCAATGGCTGGCGGCGGCTGGCGATCACCTCGCCCTCGGCGGGTTGCGGGAAATCGACCGTCGCGCTCAATCTCGCGCTGAGCCTCGCACGGCAGCAAGAGCGGCACACGCTGCTCATCGAGGCCGATTTCCGCAAGCCCTCGCTGTTGAAGCTGCTCGACGCGCCGCGCGGGCCGCAAATCTCGGAGGTGCTGGGCGGGACGGCCGAATTTGCCGATCACGCGTTGCGGCTGGGCGGCAACCTTGCGATTGGCGCGAATAGCAAACCGGTGGAGACCCCGGCCGAACTGATCCAGTCGCGCCGCGCGGCTGAGGCGCTGGAGCGGATCGAGACGATCTACGCCCCCGACCTGATGATCTTCGACACCGCGCCAGTGCTGGTCAGCGACGATACGCTCTCGCTCGCCGCCCATGTCGATTGCGTGCTGATCATCGCCGCGACCGAAGAGACCACGATTCAGGAAATCGATATCTGCGAGCGCGAACTGGCCGAGCGCACCAATGTGATGGGCGTGGTGGTCAACAAATTCCGCTTCGCCGCCCCCGAATATGGCTACGCCTATGGCTACGGCTACGGGGCCGCGACGGAGGAGGACTGA
- a CDS encoding TIGR01459 family HAD-type hydrolase, producing the protein MTRIISSLSEISAPYDALFCDLWGCLHNGVKAFPAAVEALQAFRAKGGKVVLLTNAPRPAKFVMESLDRLGCPRDAYDLVVSSGDAAQDAMFAGAVGKKVWHLGPSKDDGFFTEVPEEWQGQAEITRVDFDEAEGIVCTGPFDEVNEVPEDYRPKFLLAKMRELPMLCANPDIVVDLGDKRIYCAGALAALYEEMGGEAMYFGKPHPPIYDLARRKLSRLGGAEDARILAIGDGINTDVAGAVGEGIDCLFISSGLAHDQFGADPQNPDPELLRTWLEARQRDPLYTMGQLT; encoded by the coding sequence ATGACCCGCATCATCTCTTCGCTGTCCGAGATTTCCGCCCCCTATGACGCGCTGTTTTGCGACCTCTGGGGCTGCCTGCATAACGGGGTTAAGGCGTTTCCCGCGGCGGTCGAGGCGCTGCAGGCGTTTCGTGCGAAAGGCGGCAAGGTCGTGCTTCTGACCAACGCCCCGCGGCCCGCGAAATTCGTGATGGAGTCGCTCGATCGGCTGGGCTGTCCGCGTGACGCCTATGACCTCGTCGTCTCCTCCGGCGATGCCGCGCAGGATGCGATGTTCGCGGGCGCCGTGGGCAAGAAGGTCTGGCATCTGGGCCCGTCCAAGGATGACGGATTCTTCACCGAGGTGCCCGAGGAATGGCAAGGGCAGGCCGAGATCACCCGCGTCGATTTCGACGAGGCCGAGGGCATCGTCTGCACCGGTCCCTTCGACGAGGTGAACGAGGTCCCCGAGGATTACCGCCCGAAGTTCCTGCTCGCGAAGATGCGCGAGTTGCCGATGCTCTGCGCGAACCCCGATATTGTCGTCGATCTGGGCGACAAGCGCATCTACTGCGCGGGCGCGCTGGCGGCGCTCTATGAGGAAATGGGCGGCGAGGCGATGTATTTCGGCAAACCCCATCCGCCGATCTACGATCTTGCGCGGCGCAAACTGAGCCGTCTGGGCGGCGCGGAGGATGCGCGCATCCTCGCCATCGGCGACGGGATCAATACCGATGTGGCCGGCGCTGTGGGGGAGGGGATCGATTGCCTCTTCATCTCCAGCGGTCTGGCGCATGATCAGTTCGGGGCCGATCCGCAGAACCCCGATCCCGAATTGCTGCGCACCTGGCTGGAGGCGCGTCAGCGCGACCCGCTCTACACGATGGGCCAGCTGACCTGA